CCGGGGGAGTGGAGACCGGCTGGCAGGGCGCCTTCCGCTCGCGCGGGTTCTTCGGCCCGTACGAGGAGAAGGTCGTCCTGGAACAGTGGGACACCGACGTCAACGGCCCCCACCAGGGCGGCTGGGTGCGCACCCCGTCCGGCCAGGACTGGTTCCTGCACTTCCAGCAGAAGGGCGCCTACGGCAGGGTCGTGCACCTCCAGCCGATGAGCTGGGGCGAGGACGGCTGGCCGGTGCTCGGCGACGCGGGCGCCCCCGTCGCCGTACACGAGAAGCCCGATCTGCCGCCGCAGCCGGACGCGGCGCCCGCCACCGACGACGACTTCCCCGGCGGACGCTTCGGCCGTCAGTGGCAGTGGACCGCCAACCCGCAGCACGGCTGGGCCACCCACCACTCGGGGGACGGCCTGCGGCTCACCTGTGTCCGCTCGGCCGACGCGCACGACCTGCGCACCCTGCCGAACGTCCTCACCCAGCGGCTGCCCGGCACCCCGTCGGCGGTCGAGGTGGACCTGCACCTGCACAGCGAGGAGCCGGGCGCACGCGCCGGACTCACCGTCCTCGGGGACGCCTTCAGCTGGATCGGGCTCCAGCGCGGGGCCGACGGGGCGGTCCACCTCGTGCACCGGTTCGCCGAGGGAGTCGCCGAGCGGGAGCGGGACGCCGACCATCCGCGATCCGCGCCCACCGGAAAGGCGCGGCTGCGGATCGAGATCGGCGCCGGGGCCCGCTGCCGGTTCTTCTACGACCTCGGCGAGGGCCCGCGCCCGTCCGGACCCGTCTTCACCGCCACCCCCTGGCGCTGGGTCGGCGCACTGCTCGGACTGTTCGCCCTCGCGCCCGTCGGATCAGGACACGCCGGGGCGGCAACCTTCTCGCACTTCAGGATCGACCACCTGTAACGCACCGAACCCGTAAGCCTGTTGGGAGCCGCAATGACGCAGCACCTTCATAGCAAGCGCTTGCAGAGACCAGGGCGCGGCCGAGCCGCGGCCGCCGTGCTCGGCCTCGTGGCCGCGTTGGGCCTCGGGGCGGTCGGAGAGGCACGCGCTTCTGTGGCACCGGCCTCCGGGGCGCAGCCCTTGACGGCTCCGGCCTCCGCGGACCGTCTCGGTGACCGGCCGCACGGCTTCGCCTCCCTCGCCGGCGGCACCACCGGAGGGGCCGGCGGCAAGGTCGTCACCGTCACCGACCAGGCCTCGCTGGCCGCCTACGCGGCCGCCGAGGAGCCGTACGTCATCCGGGTCTCGGGGTCGATCGCCGTCGAACCGTTCGGCTCGGACATCGTGGTCGGCTCGAACAAGACGATCATCGGGGTCGGTGACACCGGCGAGATCGTCCACGGCGAGCTGCACCTCAACCCCGGCACGCACAACGTGATCATCCGCAACCTGACGATCCGCGACTCCTACGTCGAGGGCGACTGGGACGGCAAGACCACCGACTTCGACGCGATCCAGATGGACACCGTCGACCACGTGTGGATCGACCACAACCGCTTCACGCACATGGGTGACGGGCTGCTCGACATCCGCAAGGACAGCCGGTACATCACCGTCTCCTACAACCAGTTCACCGACCACAACAAGGCGTTCGGGATCGGCTGGACCACCAACGTCCAGACCGAGATGACCATCGACCACAACTGGTTCCGCGGCACCAAGCAGCGCAACCCCTCGGCGGACAACCTCGCCTACGCGCACCTCTACAACAACTACCTGTCCTCGCAGGTAGCCGACGGCGACCCGGTGTGGACGTACGGGAACTGGGCGCGCGGCCGGACGAAGATGGTCATCGAGAACAGCTACTACGACGGCGTCCAGCATCCCTACCAGGCCGATGCCACCGCCGAGTTGGTGCAGCGCGGGTCCGTCCTGAAGAACACCAGCGGGCGAACGGACGCGTGGGGCGAGGCATTTGATCCCCGCTCCTTCTACCGCTACCGGCTCGACCCGGCCGCCGCCGTGCCCGCCCTGGTGTCCCGTTTCTCCGGCCCGCAGCAGCGGATCGGGGTGACCCTGCACGTCCCCGGCGACTACCCGACCGTACAGGCCGCCGTGGACGCGGTGCCCGACGGGAACGCCGTGCCGGTGACGATCGCCGTCGCGCCGGGCACCTACCGGGCCAAGGTGTACATCCCGGCAACGAAGCCGAACATCGTGCTCCAGGGGACTGGACAGGACCGGTCCGACACCGTCATCGTCTACGACACCCCCGCCGAGTACGGCGGTTCGACGGGCAGCGCGACGGTCCGGATCGCCGCGAACGACGTCACCGCCCGGCACCTCACCTTCAGCAACGACTTCGACGAGGCCGCCGTCGAGCTGAAGGGCGAGCAGGCCCTCGCGATGAAGACGACCGGTGACCGGATCGTCTTCGAGGACACCGCCTTCCTGGGCAACCAGGACACCCTGATGACCGACAGCCCCAAGCTGGACGTGATCAGCCGGGTCTACGTCCGCGACTCGTACATCGAAGGCGACGTCGACTTCGTGTACGGCCGGGCGACCACGGTGATCGAGCGCTCCGTGATCCGGGCGCTGAGCCGTGGCTCGGACTCCAACAACGGCTACATCACGGCCGCTTCGACCTGGACGGGCAACCCGTACGGGTTCCTGATCACCCGGTCGAGGATCGTGAGCGACGCGCCGGCCGGCACCTTCCATCTGGGACGGCCGTGGCACCCCGGTGGTGAACCCGCCGCCGTGGCACAGGTGTTGATCCGGGACACCGAGCTGCCGGCCGCCGTGAAGTCCGCCCCGTGGACCGACATGAGCGGGTTCTCGTGGAAGGACGCGCGGTTCGCCGAGTACCGCAACTCCGGTCCCGGCGCGGCCCCGAGCGCCGACCGGCCGCAGCTCGCCGCCGCCGACGCACGGACGTACACCGTCGCGAACTACCTCAAGGGCACGGACGGCTGGGCGCCGCAGGCCCGTCACTGACTCCCCCCACAACTTCACATCTCCGCTGGAATCAGAAGAAGAAGAGAGCCGACCAATGAAGATCAGCATCCGCAGAAGCAGGCGCGCTGCCATAGCCGTCGCCCTCGGGTCCGTCCTGGCGCTGACCGCCACCGCCTGCGGTGACGACGGCAGCGGGGCCGGCGGCGACAAGGGCGACGAGGGCAGCGGCAAGGGCAAGATCGTCTTCTGGGACAACAACGGCGGTGTGCGCACCGACATCTGGAAGGAGATCATCGCCGACTTCCAGAAGGCCAACCCCGACATCAAGGTCGAGTACGTCGGCATCGCCTCCACCGAGTACCAGTCCAAGGTCGACACCGCCATCCAGGGCGGCGGCCTGCCGGACGTCGGCGGTGTCGGCGCGGCCATGCTCGCCGGGTTCTCCGCGCAGAACGCGCTGGAGCCGCTCGACGACCGGCTCGCCGGGTCCTCCCTCAACGGCAAGCTCAACGAGGACATGGTCGGCGTACTGAAGGCCGCGGGCGGCGGGGACGGCACCCTGTACTCGATCCCGACCTCCGCCAACAACGGCGTGCTGTACTACCGGACCGACCTGTTCAAGAAGGCCGGCCTGGACGAGCCCACGACCTGGGACAAGTTCTACGAGGCCGCCGACAAGCTCACCGACGCCAAGAAGAACGAGTTCGGTTACACCATCCGCGGTGGCGCCGGATCCATCGCCCAGGCCCTGGACGCCGCGTACGGGCAGAGCGGGATCACCTCGTTCTGGAACGGCGACAAGACCACGCTCAACGACCCGAAGAACGTGGCGGCGCTGGAGAAGTACGCGGCGCTGTACAAGAAGGACACTCCGGCGGCCGACCTCAACAACGACTTCACCAAGATGGTCGCGCAGTGGGACTCCGGCACGATCGGCATGCTGAACCACAACCTGGGCTCCTACCAGGACCATGTGAAGGCGCTCGGGGTCGACAAGTTCCGCGGTATCCCGCAGCCGATCGGCGCGAACGGCAAGCGGGTCCAGGTGTCCAACCCCGTCGACGGGCTCGGGGTGTTCAAGAGCTCGAAGAACAAGGACGCCGCGTGGAAGTTCATCGAGTTCGCGACCTCGCACGCGGAGAACTCGAAGTTCAACAAGGCGGCCGGACAGGTGCCGTCGAACAACGACGCCGCGAAGGACTCGTGGATCTCCGAGGCCGAGCCCACGAAGCTCGCCGCCGCCGCGCTGACCGACGGTTCCACGTCGATCGTCCAGCTGCCGTACTACCTGCCCGACTGGAACACCATCTCCAAGGCGGACAACGAGCCGAACTTCCAGAAGGTGCTGCTCGGGGACATGAGTGCGAAGGACTTCCTGGACACCATGGCCGACCAGCTGAACAAGGCTCAGGCGGAGTGGAAGGAGCAGAACGGCTAGAGCTCGGGTTGCGCTCGTGGGGAGCTGCCGGCCGTTTGTGGCTGGTCGCGCAGTTCCCCGCGCCCCTAGGTAGGAAAGGTCACGTACGTTGTCACTGACTCGTAGACAAGTCACCGTGGCGGCGCTCGGTGCCGTGCCCGTCGCTTTCGCGGCGACCGGTACCGCTCAGGCCGCTCCCCGCAGAACACGCACGCTCTACATCGCGGGCGACTCCACCGCCGCGCAGAAGTACTCCGACGCCGCTCCCGAGACCGGGTGGGGCATGGCGCTTCCCTTCTTCCTCTGCCAGGACCTGGCCGTGGCCAACCACGCGGTGAACGGGCGGAGTTCCAAGTCCTTCGTCGACGAGGGACGGCTGGATGCGATCCTCGGGCTGATCAAGCCCGGTGACCTCCTGCTCATCCAGTTCGGGCACAACGACGAGAAGTCCGAGGACCCGACCCGGTACACCGAGCCGTGGTCGACGTACCAGGACTACCTGCGGCTGTACATCGAGGGCGCTCGGGCCCGGGGCGCGCGGCCGGTGCTGGCCACCTCGGTCGAGCGGCGGAAGTTCGACGCGAGCGGCAACGCCGTGCCGACCCACAAGGAGTACCCGGCCGCCGTACGGGCGCTCGCCGCCGAGGAAGGCGTCGCGCTGCTCGACATCCAGGCCCTGTCGATCGCGCTGTGGCAGCAGCTCGGGGTCGAGGAGACCAAGCGGTACTTCAACTGGACCGCGACCGAGCAGGACAACACGCACTTCAACCCGCCCGGTGCCATCGCGGTGGCCCGCCTGGTCGCCGGGGAGCTGCTGCACCGGCGGGTGCTGGCGCCCCGGGACGTGCGCCGGCTCGATACCGAGATCCCGGAGTCCTGGATCACCTGGCCGTCACCGGCCACCGTCTGACCCCTCCTTCTTCGCACCTCTTCGCAGTCGAAAGAGAGCCG
Above is a window of Streptomyces griseorubiginosus DNA encoding:
- a CDS encoding glycoside hydrolase 43 family protein — protein: MTATYTNPVLNADWSDPDVVRVGDDFYLTASSFGRVPGLPLLHSRDLVNWTLIGHALERLEPAGEFTRPRHDCGVWAPSLRHHDERFWIFWGDPDQGIFQINAPGIRGPWTRPHLVKSGKGLIDPCPLWDEETGEAYLVHAWAKSRSGVKNRLTGHRMSPDGRELLDEGKLIVDGDRIPGWFTLEGPKLYQHDGWFWILAPAGGVETGWQGAFRSRGFFGPYEEKVVLEQWDTDVNGPHQGGWVRTPSGQDWFLHFQQKGAYGRVVHLQPMSWGEDGWPVLGDAGAPVAVHEKPDLPPQPDAAPATDDDFPGGRFGRQWQWTANPQHGWATHHSGDGLRLTCVRSADAHDLRTLPNVLTQRLPGTPSAVEVDLHLHSEEPGARAGLTVLGDAFSWIGLQRGADGAVHLVHRFAEGVAERERDADHPRSAPTGKARLRIEIGAGARCRFFYDLGEGPRPSGPVFTATPWRWVGALLGLFALAPVGSGHAGAATFSHFRIDHL
- a CDS encoding pectinesterase family protein yields the protein MTQHLHSKRLQRPGRGRAAAAVLGLVAALGLGAVGEARASVAPASGAQPLTAPASADRLGDRPHGFASLAGGTTGGAGGKVVTVTDQASLAAYAAAEEPYVIRVSGSIAVEPFGSDIVVGSNKTIIGVGDTGEIVHGELHLNPGTHNVIIRNLTIRDSYVEGDWDGKTTDFDAIQMDTVDHVWIDHNRFTHMGDGLLDIRKDSRYITVSYNQFTDHNKAFGIGWTTNVQTEMTIDHNWFRGTKQRNPSADNLAYAHLYNNYLSSQVADGDPVWTYGNWARGRTKMVIENSYYDGVQHPYQADATAELVQRGSVLKNTSGRTDAWGEAFDPRSFYRYRLDPAAAVPALVSRFSGPQQRIGVTLHVPGDYPTVQAAVDAVPDGNAVPVTIAVAPGTYRAKVYIPATKPNIVLQGTGQDRSDTVIVYDTPAEYGGSTGSATVRIAANDVTARHLTFSNDFDEAAVELKGEQALAMKTTGDRIVFEDTAFLGNQDTLMTDSPKLDVISRVYVRDSYIEGDVDFVYGRATTVIERSVIRALSRGSDSNNGYITAASTWTGNPYGFLITRSRIVSDAPAGTFHLGRPWHPGGEPAAVAQVLIRDTELPAAVKSAPWTDMSGFSWKDARFAEYRNSGPGAAPSADRPQLAAADARTYTVANYLKGTDGWAPQARH
- a CDS encoding sugar ABC transporter substrate-binding protein; amino-acid sequence: MKISIRRSRRAAIAVALGSVLALTATACGDDGSGAGGDKGDEGSGKGKIVFWDNNGGVRTDIWKEIIADFQKANPDIKVEYVGIASTEYQSKVDTAIQGGGLPDVGGVGAAMLAGFSAQNALEPLDDRLAGSSLNGKLNEDMVGVLKAAGGGDGTLYSIPTSANNGVLYYRTDLFKKAGLDEPTTWDKFYEAADKLTDAKKNEFGYTIRGGAGSIAQALDAAYGQSGITSFWNGDKTTLNDPKNVAALEKYAALYKKDTPAADLNNDFTKMVAQWDSGTIGMLNHNLGSYQDHVKALGVDKFRGIPQPIGANGKRVQVSNPVDGLGVFKSSKNKDAAWKFIEFATSHAENSKFNKAAGQVPSNNDAAKDSWISEAEPTKLAAAALTDGSTSIVQLPYYLPDWNTISKADNEPNFQKVLLGDMSAKDFLDTMADQLNKAQAEWKEQNG
- a CDS encoding rhamnogalacturonan acetylesterase; translated protein: MSLTRRQVTVAALGAVPVAFAATGTAQAAPRRTRTLYIAGDSTAAQKYSDAAPETGWGMALPFFLCQDLAVANHAVNGRSSKSFVDEGRLDAILGLIKPGDLLLIQFGHNDEKSEDPTRYTEPWSTYQDYLRLYIEGARARGARPVLATSVERRKFDASGNAVPTHKEYPAAVRALAAEEGVALLDIQALSIALWQQLGVEETKRYFNWTATEQDNTHFNPPGAIAVARLVAGELLHRRVLAPRDVRRLDTEIPESWITWPSPATV